One window from the genome of Fulvivirga lutea encodes:
- a CDS encoding DinB family protein, with translation MSKPDINEIPEFYQKYVQAVNYTDLIPALINSGNETIDLLKSIPEKSADYKYAEGKWTIRQVIAHMIDTERVFAYRALRFSRNDKTQLPGFEQNDWAVETNAENRKLYKLIEEYNNVRASTIDLFGSFNEEMLKRVGNANGSEMSVNALGFIIVGHETHHRNILNERYFS, from the coding sequence ATGTCCAAGCCGGATATTAACGAAATACCAGAATTTTATCAGAAGTACGTTCAGGCTGTTAATTACACTGATTTAATACCTGCACTGATTAATAGTGGCAATGAAACGATAGACCTGCTAAAGTCAATTCCTGAAAAGTCTGCAGATTATAAATATGCGGAAGGTAAATGGACTATTCGTCAGGTAATTGCTCATATGATTGATACAGAACGAGTTTTTGCTTATCGAGCTTTAAGGTTCTCGAGAAATGATAAAACCCAGCTGCCTGGCTTTGAGCAAAATGATTGGGCCGTTGAGACGAATGCTGAAAACAGGAAGCTCTATAAATTAATTGAGGAATATAATAATGTGAGGGCCTCTACTATTGATCTTTTCGGAAGTTTTAATGAAGAGATGCTTAAAAGAGTTGGTAATGCCAATGGTTCAGAAATGTCGGTGAATGCACTCGGCTTTATTATAGTAGGCCATGAAACCCATCATAGAAATATCCTTAATGAGCGATATTTTTCTTAA
- a CDS encoding TlpA family protein disulfide reductase — MKYILAVLLTITSFISFSQSVKVIQVDELVALVNSDKEKIQVINFWATWCGPCIKELPFIEEVAESMKSQVDVQLITVDFVDDLTKVEKFVERKQLKSNVYLIDNVDYNSWIDKVDERWSGAIPATVVINPVSGDRRFVERELKEGELESIIEELL; from the coding sequence ATGAAATATATCCTTGCAGTACTTCTCACAATTACTTCATTTATTAGTTTTTCGCAAAGTGTAAAAGTCATTCAGGTAGATGAGCTTGTTGCACTCGTTAATTCTGATAAAGAAAAAATTCAGGTGATCAATTTTTGGGCAACCTGGTGCGGACCATGCATAAAGGAACTACCATTCATAGAAGAGGTAGCAGAAAGCATGAAAAGTCAGGTGGATGTTCAGCTAATAACAGTTGATTTTGTAGATGACTTGACAAAAGTTGAAAAGTTTGTTGAACGCAAACAGCTAAAATCAAATGTGTACTTAATTGATAATGTAGATTATAACTCTTGGATTGATAAGGTAGATGAAAGATGGTCTGGTGCTATACCAGCTACTGTTGTTATCAATCCAGTATCGGGAGATAGAAGATTTGTTGAGAGGGAACTTAAAGAAGGTGAACTTGAAAGTATTATTGAAGAATTACTATAA
- a CDS encoding thioredoxin family protein, whose amino-acid sequence MKSKLLLLSALVLFFAGAPKAGYELGADVEDFTLKNVDGKEITLSEYGEKGAIVIFDCNTCPYSKAYLERIKELDAMYAPKGYPVVAVNSNDPNKSPDDSFDKMVEYADENEYEHAYVYDADQSVAKAFGATNTPHVFIVQKNGEKLVLKYIGAIDNNTRDAEAADKKYVQDAVDALLEGKSPETAKTKAIGCTIKWAS is encoded by the coding sequence ATGAAATCTAAACTTTTACTTTTATCAGCGTTAGTATTATTTTTTGCAGGCGCACCCAAAGCAGGTTATGAATTAGGTGCCGATGTTGAAGATTTTACATTAAAAAATGTAGATGGCAAGGAAATTACTCTTTCGGAATATGGTGAAAAAGGGGCCATTGTTATTTTTGATTGCAATACCTGTCCATATTCAAAAGCCTATTTAGAAAGAATTAAAGAATTGGATGCCATGTATGCTCCAAAGGGCTATCCGGTGGTTGCCGTTAACTCGAATGATCCTAATAAATCGCCTGACGATTCTTTTGACAAAATGGTGGAGTATGCTGACGAAAATGAATACGAGCATGCTTATGTGTATGATGCTGATCAGTCAGTAGCTAAAGCTTTTGGCGCCACAAATACTCCGCACGTATTTATCGTTCAAAAGAATGGTGAAAAACTTGTACTGAAATATATTGGTGCCATTGATAACAATACAAGAGATGCAGAGGCTGCTGATAAAAAATATGTACAAGATGCTGTTGATGCTTTGTTAGAAGGAAAATCTCCTGAAACGGCTAAGACCAAAGCAATTGGCTGCACTATTAAATGGGCATCTTAA